Proteins from a single region of Hordeum vulgare subsp. vulgare chromosome 6H, MorexV3_pseudomolecules_assembly, whole genome shotgun sequence:
- the LOC123402825 gene encoding B-box zinc finger protein 22-like, with amino-acid sequence MLMKIGCDACGQAEAAVLCCADEAALCRRCDAAVHSANKLAGRHHRVALLSSTTPAGSSSPGTGDDGGSHPACDICQEKTGYFFCVEDRALLCRSCDVAVHTATPHASTHRRFLITGVRVGVDQDHIGDVSGATVVSPSSSSANGSNSMPTSENFAIANGQRSEDGAGLIGGGEDDIGQQQQWPWSDIFADDGVGMDQHQCYPGFSEPGSSSLTG; translated from the exons ATGCTCATGAAGATCGGGTGCGACGCGTGCGGGCAGGCGGAGGCCGCGGTGCTGTGCTGCGCCGACGAGGCCGCGCTGTGCCGCCGCTGCGACGCCGCCGTGCACTCCGCCAACAAGCTCGCCGGCAGGCACCACCGCGTCGCGCTCCTCTCCTCGACGACGCCGGCCGGCTCGTCCTCGCCCGGCACCGGCGACGACGGCGGGAGCCACCCCGCCTGCGACATCTGCCAG GAGAAAACGGGATACTTCTTCTGTGTGGAGGACAGAGCCCTCCTATGCAGAAGCTGCGACGTCGCCGTCCACACCGCGACTCCCCATGCTTCCACCCACCGTCGATTCCTCATCACCGGCGTCCGCGTCGGTGTTGATCAGGATCACATCGGCGATGTCAGTGGCGCCACAGTCGTCAGCCCCAGCAGCAGCAGTGCCAACGGAAGCAATAGCATGCCCACCTCCGAGAACTTCGCCATTGCCAACGGCCAGAGGTCGGAGGACGGTGCGGGGCTGATTGGGGGAGGAGAAGACGACATTGGCCAGCAACAGCAATGGCCTTGGAGCGATATTTTTGCTGACGATGGCGTTGGCATGGATCAGCACCAGTGCTACCCTGGCTTCTCTGAACCTGGTTCCTCCAGCCTCACTGGATGA
- the LOC123405178 gene encoding uncharacterized protein LOC123405178 yields the protein MAATAGAAAEIVREIAAVGAADLVAAAEPLRADFLRLARKVSLLTHLVAEVAEAAGEDGAAEPEATAWVANLLRAPLRVEMGTRRPLVLQMVHDPTALDPRCRFQVRDALHLF from the coding sequence ATGGCGGCAACGGCCGGGGCGGCCGCGGAGATCGTGCGGGAGATCGCTGCCGTGGGCGCCGCCGACCTTGTCGCCGCCGCGGAGCCGCTGCGGGCCGACTTCCTCCGCCTCGCGCGCAAGGTGTCCCTGCTCACGCACCTCGTCGCCGAGGTCGCCGAGGCGGCGGGGGAGGACGGCGCGGCCGAGCCCGAGGCGACGGCCTGGGTGGCCAACCTGCTCCGGGCGCCGCTGCGGGTCGAGATGGGCACCCGCCGCCCCCTTGTCCTCCAGATGGTCCACGACCCCACCGCCCTCGATCCCCGCTGCCGCTTCCAGGTGCGTGACGCGCTTCACCtcttctag
- the LOC123405177 gene encoding triacylglycerol lipase SDP1-like — protein MLLLELLTSKSLTHASLQEATTACPAWQHLQDGGGGEKREERKEMGGRRERCGVLTGEDSHTLHVVTYLNTLCMWASGARRCHVTIVMPATLAQYSKIIQNPSYSELQKAASQGRRCTWEKLSAIRANCAIELALDECVALLNHMRRLKRSAERAAASQGYGATIRLCPSRRIPSWNLIARENSTGSLDEELLTSPTVTSHQEVGGTAGPSNRNHHLQHSIHDSSDSESESIDLNSWTRSGGPLMRTASANKFIRFVQNLEIDPEFRIISPKGSEGDILTPNSNLFAGHPIGREPVDNHPRPVTPGRTSGNTGSDPHDTPVPRSPFGLSASIMVPEGDLLQPEKIENSILFNVVRRDTLLASTGGIEPHGSSQEVDVETVPTECLYGASDDDDNVELNADDEELYDRGDRRSSVAGNLDSFASMDCQAEASTTRSEAPSLFDICVEIPTILLLEMASYSFI, from the exons ATGCTCCTGCTGGAGCTGCTCACTAGCAAGTCCCTGACGCACGCGTCCCTGCAGGAGGCGACGACGGCATGTCCAGCATGGCAGCATCTGCAGGACGGCGGTGGCGGAGAGAaaagggaggagaggaaggagatgggAGGCCGTAGGGAGAGGTGTGGTGTG CTAACGGGAGAGGATTCTCACACTTTGCATGTGGTTACTTATCTGAACACTCTTTGCATGTGGGCTTCAGGTGCACGGAGGTGTCATGTGACAATTGTTATGCCAGCCACTCTTGCTCAG TATTCGAAGATCATACAGAATCCTTCGTATTCTGAGCTTCAGAAAGCAGCAAGTCAGGGTAGGCGATGCACTTGGGAAAAGCTCTCTGCCATCAGGGCAAACTGTGCTATTGAGCTTGCATTAGATGAATGTGTTGCCCTCCTGAACCACATGCGTAGGCTGAAGAGAAGTGCAGAAAGAGCAGCCGCTTCACAAGGATATGGTGCTACAATTAGACTCTGTCCATCTAGAAGGATTCCGTCATGGAATCTCATAGCAAGAGAAAATTCAACTGGTTCTCTCGATGAGGAGTTGCTCACATCTCCCACTGTTACGAGCCATCAAGAAGTTGGAGGAACTGCTGGGCCATCTAACAGAAATCACCATCTCCAACATAGTATACATGATAGCAGTGACAGTGAATCTGAGAGTATAGACTTGAACTCATGGACGAGAAGTGGCGGCCCTCTCATGAGGACAGCCTCGGCTAATAAATTCATCAGATTTGTTCAGAACCTTGAGATTGACCCAGAATTCAGAATAATATCACCAAAGGGAAGTGAAGGTGATATTTTGACACCGAATAGTAACTTGTTTGCTGGTCACCCAATTGGTAGAGAGCCAGTTGATAATCATCCAAGGCCTGTTACTCCTGGTAGGACCTCAGGCAATACAGGTTCCGATCCTCATGATACACCTGTTCCTAGGTCTCCATTTGGTCTTTCCGCGAGTATCATGGTCCCTGAAGGTGACTTGTTGCAGCCTGAAAAGATTGAGAATAGTATTTTATTCAATGTTGTCAGAAGGGATACTCTCTTAGCATCTACTGGTGGAATTGAACCTCATGGATCTTCACAGGAAGTAGATGTGGAAACTGTACCGACCGAGTGCCTTTATGGTGCTtcggatgacgacgacaacgtggAACTGAATGCCGATGATGAAGAGTTATATGATCGTGGAGATCGGAGATCTTCAGTTGCAGGAAATCTAGATTCGTTTGCTTCCATGGATTGTCAAGCTGAAGCAAGTACTACTCGATCAGAAGCTCCATCTCTCTTTGATATCTGTGTGGAGATTCCTACCATCTTATTATTGGAGATGGCCAGTTACAGTTTCATCTAA